Proteins from a single region of Rhizobium binae:
- a CDS encoding polysaccharide biosynthesis/export family protein: MNPSHRPPRVFFRATSVISALVFLAGAVPPALAEGTPLAPQTKIRLTVVQWIPSKGQFERWDGIGGEYTVSDAGIVSLPFLGSLAVGNLDNEGLTNEIGKRLQAKMGLAQAPAVTIDILNYPSIYVVGDVMAPGEYKFHSGLSVLQSLAMSGGPLRAAAQQRSDTIKLAGDLREIDHALLRSAAKLARLQAEMTGAKEIAFDQPSAADRQYAESIFAEERVIFQARASALDKQSVALVELRNLLTAEIETLEEKLKGSDDNIQSVEEQLTSVRTLVQKGLTITSRQMDLERLLTTYRSDRLDLVTAIMRGRQAINETKRNLEGLSDNRRSENASEVQAEKANLDQLKLKRDTTQQLLLEEVSNGASAMDRSDELPLTFIISRRDKGEVNQFPASETTELAPGDVVRVTRARSADAPSEDDAALSVETEAHVSQASR; encoded by the coding sequence TCGTCTTTCTTGCCGGAGCTGTACCGCCAGCTCTCGCCGAAGGCACCCCCTTGGCTCCGCAAACGAAGATCCGCCTGACGGTCGTGCAATGGATACCGTCCAAGGGCCAATTTGAACGATGGGATGGGATCGGCGGCGAATATACGGTTTCGGATGCAGGTATAGTCTCCCTGCCCTTTCTGGGGTCGCTGGCGGTGGGGAATCTGGACAATGAGGGCCTGACCAACGAGATCGGCAAGCGCCTTCAGGCGAAGATGGGTCTGGCCCAGGCACCTGCCGTGACCATCGATATTCTCAACTATCCCTCCATTTACGTCGTCGGAGACGTGATGGCGCCGGGAGAATACAAGTTTCACTCCGGCTTGAGCGTCCTGCAATCGCTCGCCATGAGCGGCGGCCCGTTGCGGGCTGCGGCGCAGCAGCGATCGGATACGATCAAGCTTGCCGGCGATTTGCGGGAAATCGACCACGCGCTGCTGCGTAGCGCCGCAAAGCTTGCGCGGCTGCAAGCGGAGATGACCGGCGCGAAGGAGATCGCTTTCGATCAGCCATCCGCTGCTGACCGGCAATATGCCGAGAGTATCTTCGCGGAAGAGCGGGTCATTTTTCAGGCCCGCGCAAGCGCGCTGGACAAGCAGTCGGTGGCCCTCGTCGAACTGCGCAATCTTTTGACCGCGGAAATCGAGACGCTGGAAGAAAAGCTGAAAGGCTCGGATGACAATATCCAGTCAGTCGAGGAACAGCTGACGAGCGTGAGGACGCTGGTCCAGAAGGGCCTGACGATCACCTCACGCCAGATGGATCTGGAACGATTGCTGACTACCTATCGCTCAGACCGGCTCGACCTCGTCACCGCCATCATGCGGGGTCGCCAGGCGATCAATGAGACGAAGCGCAATCTCGAGGGACTTTCCGACAATCGCCGCAGCGAGAACGCTTCCGAGGTGCAGGCGGAGAAGGCCAATCTCGATCAGCTCAAACTGAAGCGCGACACCACGCAACAGCTTCTTCTCGAAGAAGTATCGAACGGTGCGAGCGCGATGGACCGCAGCGACGAACTTCCGCTGACGTTCATCATCAGCCGGCGGGACAAGGGTGAGGTCAATCAGTTCCCGGCCTCCGAAACGACGGAACTGGCGCCGGGCGACGTGGTCAGGGTCACCCGGGCCCGCTCCGCCGATGCGCCATCCGAAGACGACGCTGCGCTGTCTGTCGAGACAGAGGCGCATGTCAGTCAGGCAAGCCGGTGA